AGGTCAAAGTCGTCGCCCTGGTAGACGCCTGGCATTTCGGCCGTCTCGCCGCCGATAAGGGCGCACCCGGCGGCGCGGCAGGCGTCCACCATCCCCTGGGTGATGGCCTCTACCCGCTCGGGGCGCAGACGTCCGAAGGCCATGTAGTCCAGGAAGAAGAGGGGGCGTGCCCCGCAGGTGAAGATGTCGTTCACGCAGTGGTTGACCACATCCTGGCCTACGCCCTGGTAGCGCCCCAGGAGGGCGGCAATTTTCAGTTTGGTGCCTACCCCGTCGGTGTGGGCCACCAGGATGGGGCGGCGGAAGCCCTCCAGGCGAAAGAACCCCCCGAAGAAGCCGATGTCGCCCACCACGCCGGGGGTGAAAGTGGAGCGGGCCAGGCTGCGGATGCGCTCCTTGGCTAAAGTGGCGGCATCCCGGTCGACCCCTGCCGCCTTATAGGTGGCGTCGGACACCTAGCCCTCCTTGGCGGGTTGCTGGGGAGGGGGCTCCTCCTTCACTTCGATGCGCTTGCGCTGGCGCGGGGCCGCCTCCCGCTCAGCCATTTCCAACTCCTCAATGGCGCGGTCCAGCAAGGCGCGCAAACCCAGGAGAAACTCGCGCCCGGCGGCGCGCCAGTGGGCACGGGATTGAGGGGGCACCATCTCCCGTAGGCGGCGGGTGCGGAAGCGCACCCACACCTCTCCCCCCGGGCCGAGCTGCACCTCCACCAAACGCTCGCTCATGTCCCCTCCTTTCTGGTATGCGGGTGTGGGCCTTTGGTGGCTTGCGGGGCGTGGGCCGAGGCGCGCCCCTGGAAGCGGATGCGCAAAGTGTCGCCCTCCAAGGTGGCGTCTTTCACCCCCAGGCCCACCAGCATGCGGGGCAGGAACACAGTGCGCCGATACGACCCCACCTGCACCACCAGTTCCTCCACACTGCTCTGCAGAAGGGCGATGTCGCCCCGAGCGGCGAAGGGCAGTTTCAGCAAGAGCAGGTGGTCCTCCCCCTCCCGGCGGATTTCCTGGGGGTTGCCCAGGTGGAAGATGTGGATGGGGTTCTTATCCCCGTAAAGGACGCGGGCCATCTCCCGCAGGGCCTCTATCCCCACCACCTCCCGGCTGAACAGGGGGACAGTGAAGATGGGGACGGGGGAGAAGGCCTCCTGAATCATTTGGAAGTACTTGGCCTGGCTGGAACGCCAGGTCTGGAAGTACGGGTCGGTAACATCGGGGGGGATGAGGCGGTTGCACACCACCATGTCCACATTGTAGCCGTAGAGGTTGAGGTAGGTGAAAGAGCGCTGGGTCTCCTTGACCACCATCTTCTCGGCGTTGACCACCAGGCGCACCGAGGCCTGCTGGTGGTCGGTGAGGAGGGCCTGCATGGCTTCCAGCTGCTGGTAGAGGCTTTCAATGCTGGCGAACACCGGCTCCCCCGGCACGGGGAGGCCCAGGGTTACTCTGGCCAACGGCCCCAAGGTCTGGGCGGTGCGCTTGCCGATGGGGAAAAGGCGCCGCATATACCAGCGGGCCATGTCGGGGAAACTGAGCAGACGCATGGTCTCCCCTGTGGGGGCGCAGTCCACCACCAGCACATCGCACGCCCCCGCTTGGGCGTGGCGGGTGATGTACAGGAGGCCCACCAGTTCATCCATGCCAGGGAAGATGGCAATTTCCTCGGCCACCACCTCGTCCACCCCTTGCCATTGGAGCAGGGCGGTGAGCCAATCCCGCACGGTGCTCCAGTAGCGCTCCAGTTCCTTGAGGACATCTATCTCCTGTCCCCACAGGTTGGGGGCTATAGGCGTGGGGTCAGGGCCGAGGGGGTGGTCAAAAGAGTCGGCCAGGGAATGGGCGATGTCGGTGCTCATCACGATGGTCTTGTAGCCCATATCGGCGGCGCGCACGGCAGTGGCGGCGGCGATGCTGGTCTTGCCTACTCCCCCTTTGCCGGTGAATAAGATGATGCGCATGGTGCTCCCTCTCTGCAGTGCAGAACCTCGCCCCCTCGATCCCCAGGGCGATTACACATCCAAGTTGCGCACCTGACGGGCATAGGCGAAGATGAAGTTCTTGCGGGGCTCCACCTGGTCGCCCATCAGGATGGTGAACAGTTCGTCGGCGCGACGGGCGTCCTCTAGGGTTACCTGGAGGATGGAACGGGTGGCGGGGTTGAGGGTGGTCTCCCACAACTGCTCGGGGTTCATCTCCCCCAGGCCCTTATAGCGTTGAATGACCACCCCTTTAGCCTTCTCCAGGCGCTTGAGGATGGTGTCCTTCTGGGCCTCGCTGTAGGCGTATTCCACCTGCTTGCCCGCCTGGATGCGGTAGAGGGGGGGCTGGGCGATGTAGAGGTGGCCGTGGGTGATAAGGGGGCGCATGGTGCGGAAGAAGAAGGTCAACAGCAACGTGCGGATGTGGCTCCCGTCCACATCGGCGTCGGTCATGATGATAACGCGATGGTAGCGGAGTTTGGCGAGGTTGATGTCCTCGCCCATGCCCACGCCCAGGGCGGCCACCAGGGCGCGTATCTCCTCGTGGGAGAGGACCTTGTCGGGGCGGGCCTTCTCGACATTGAGGATTTTGCCCTTGAGGGGGAGGATGGCCTGGAAGCGCCGGTCGCGCCCCATTTTGGCGGAGCCGCCGGCCGATTCCCCCTCCACGATGAACAGTTCGCACAGGGCGGGGTCCCGTTCGGAGCAGTCGGCCAGTTTGCCGGGGAGGGAGGTGCCGTCCAGGGCGTTCTTGCGCAAAACCATCTCCCGGGCGCGCCGCGCCGCCTCGCGGGCCTTGGCGGCAGTAATGCACTTGCCCACGATGCGGGCGGCGTCGGCGGGGTGGTCCTCCAGGTAGATGGTGAGGGCCTCCCCCACCACCGAGTCCACGATGCCCTTCACCTCGGGGTTGCCCAGTTTGGTCTTAGTCTGCCCCTCAAACTGGGGGTTGGGCAGGCGCACGGCGAGCACCGCCGTGAGGCCCTCCCGCACATCCTCCCCCTGGAGGTTGGGCTGGTCGTCCTTGAGGAGTTTTTGCTTACGGGCGTAGTCGTTGATGGCGCGGGTGAGGGCCGAGCGCAGGCCGGTGAGGTGGCTCCCCCCTTCGGGGGTGGGGATGCAGTTGGCGAAGGTGAAGATGGCCTCGTTCACCTCGTCGGTGTACTGCAGGGCGCAATCCACCTGCACCCCCTCCACCGTGCGGGAGAAGGCCAGCACGGGGTGCAAGGGCTGGCGGGTGCGGTTATAGTGGGCCACCATGCTGGCCACGCCCCCCTCAAAGTAGAAAGTCTTCTCCTCCCCCGTGCGCTGGTCGGCCAGGGTGATCTCCAGGCCGGGCACCAGGTAGGCCACCTCCCGAAAGCGCTGGGCAAGGGTGTCAAAGTCGTAATCCCGCTTAGCGAAGATGGTGCTATCGGGCAGGAAGGTGACGGTGGTGCCTGTGCCCTCGGCGGGGCCGATATCCTGAACGGGGGTGATGGGGCGTCCCCGCTGGTATTCCTGGCGGTAGAGGCGACCGTTGCGGCGCACCTCCACCTGAAAGCGTTCGGAGAGGAAGTTGACCACCGAGGCCCCGACCCCGTGCAGCCCCCCCGCGACCTTATAGGTGCCGTTGCCGAACTTGGCCCCGGCGTGCAGGGTGGTCATGACCGTCTCCAGGGCCGATTTGCCCGTGACAGGGTGGGGCTCCACAGGGATGCCCCGCCCGTTATCCTCTACCCGCACCGAGTCGTCCCCTCCGAGCGTGACGAGGATGCGGTTGCAGTAGCCCGCCAGGGCCTCGTCCACGGCGTTGTCCACGATCTCGTAGACCAGGTGGTGGAGGCCTCGCTGGTCGGTGCTCCCTATGTACATGCCCGGGCGGCGGCGCACCGCCTCCAGACCCTCCAGCACTTGAATGGACTCGGCTGTATACTCCTGCACGCCTGCCGCCTTATCCTTCAGGTCGACCATATCTACCTCCTTCCGAAGGGCAGCGCCCTTATCGTGCGATGAGGGGGATATCCCCTGTGCTGTGCCTGTGGGTGCGTGGGGCCTCCTCACGCTCGGACGGGGAGACGGCTCGCCCGTTCCCTATAGAAGACCATGCCCGCCGCCGTGATGCCCGTAGCGATGAAGGCATAGACTGCGCTGGCCGCCAGGGCACCGGGGAGCGTCTCGGTGAAGCGCTCCAGGAGCAGACGTGCCCCCAGGCTGATGATGGCCGTCAACAGCCAAAAGCGCACGCAAGCCCAGAAGTGGCCAAACACCACCTGGGCGCTGCGGAGCATGGCCTGGGCAGGCCCCAGTCCGTCGATGAAGATCGCCTCCTCCACCAGGAAGAGGTAGAACAGCACCAGGAAGGCACCCCCAATGATCAGCCCCCCCAGCAGGGCGGCCACGAAGGGGGAGAGGAGGAGGGCCACCGCCACCAGCAGGCCTCCTCCCAGCAGGCCCACCACTGCCAGCGTCCCCAGCAAAAGCCGATACCCCACCAGGGCCAGCCACCCCTTCAGGATGGCGGGTGCCAAGGGCCGAGGGCGTCCCACCACTGCCTGGCCCAGGGGGGCCAGGTAGCAGGAGGCCAGCAGAAGCCCCGCCAGGGCCAACCCCCCCATGAACCCCACCAGAAGGGGCAGACCCCCTCCCCACAGGACGCTTGCCCCCGAGGCGGGGATGTTCAGCATGGGGAGTTGCCACACTATCAGGCGCAGGATATTCGCCTGGGAGAGGCCCCTTCCCAGGGTGTCGGCCTGGGTGAAGATGCCAAGAACGTGATCGGGGGTTGGGGCGCGGGTGAGCAGAACATCTTCCACCACGCTCAACACCTGTCGGGTTTGGGTGGGGGCGGTCCACGCGGGGAGAAGCATCAGGGCGGCGGCAACACCTACAGGAAGCAGGACCAAATAGGGGCGACGGGCCACCAACGCAAACCCCAAGCCCAAAGAGTCAATGGCCCCCGCTGGGGCGCTCTGCGTCTCGCGCACAATTCTATTGTAGCAGATGTGCGCGGTGCTTTGAAAGGCACGGGCATGCGGGCCCAGGCCCTTTCCCCCCGGAAACCATACCCCGCCCCCGTGAGGCGTCTGCTAGCATAGGGTAGAGGTCTCCTATGGGGAATCCCCGTCTGACCCAGGTGCAGGCCATCATCCTGAAGGACAGGGAGGTGGGCGAGGCGGATCGCCTGGTGTGTCTGTTCACCCTGGAACGGGGGAAAGTGTGGGCACGGGCCGCCGGCGTGCGCAAGCCCACCAGCCGGCTGGGGGGCCACCTGCAACCCCTCTGCCACAGCCGCGTGCTCCTCGCGCGGGGGCGGGAGCGGGATGTGGTCTCCCAGGCGGAGGCCCTGCACACCTTCCCTGGCCTGCGGGGGGATTTGCGGCGCTTGGCCCAGGCTTTAGCCTGCGCCGAGGTGGTGGAGGGCCTCACCGCCGAGGAGCAGGCCAATCCCCGCATCTACCACCTCCTCTTGCACACTTTGGAAGGGTTGGAGGCAGGGGAGGGGGAAGTGCTCCTGCGCTGGTATGAGGTGCAGATGCTGGATGCCCTGGGGGTAGTGCCCCACCTGTTCGCCTGCGCAGAGTGTGGGGCACCCCTTTTCCCCCAGCCCCAGTATACTTTTCGCGTGCCGGTGGGGGTTGTGTGTGGGGGATGCACCTCCCACGGGGGGGCGTTCTTATCCCTCTCTCTGGAGGGGCTGAAGGTGCTGCGCTGGCTGGCCCGCCACGACTACGCCCAGGTGCGCACCCTGCGCTTGGGGCCGGTGGGGGCCGAGGTGGAGCGCCTCTTGCGGGAGACCTTCCGCTGGCATCTGGAGCGGGAGGTGCGGGCTGCCGCCTTCGGGGAGCGGGTGGGAGGATACCCCCCCGTCGGGGGACGGGCATTTTGACACCCCTGCGCTCTTTGGGTATGGTAAGGGAGAAGACACCACCAGCCATGTTCCGTGCGGTGCTTGTTGCCAACCGTGGGGAGTGCGCCTGCCGCATCATCCGCACTTTGAAGCGGATGGGCATACGCGCTGTTGCCGTCTACTCGGAGGCGGATACCCGCGCCCGCCATGTGCAGATGGCCGACGAGGCGGTGCCCATTGGCCCCCCCGAGCCTGCCCAGAGTTACCTGAACATCCCCCGCCTGGTGGAGGCGGCACGGGCGACAGGATGCCAGGCGGTGCACCCTGGGTGGGGTTTCCTTGCCCAGAACCCCGCCTTCGCCCGCGCCTGCGCCCAGGCGGGGCTGAAGTTCATTGGCCCCCGCCCCGAGGTGATGGAGCGTATGGGGGATAAGGTGCTGGCACGGCACCTGGCACGGGAGGCCGGCTTACCCCTGGCCCCTGGTAGCCCCGAGGCTGTGACCGACGAGGAGGCGGTGCGCATCGCCCAGGCCATCGGCTTCCCGGTGATGATCAAGGCGGCGGCGGGGGGTGGGGGTGTGGGTATTCGGGTGGCTACCTCCCTGGCGGACCTGCGCGACCTGCTCCCTCGGGCGCGCCGATTGGCCCAGGGCGCTTTCGGATCGGACAAGGTCTATGTGGAGCGGTACATTCGCGACGCCGCCCACATTGAGGTGCAAGTGCTGGGGGATGAGCACGGCACCCTGGTGCACCTGGGGGAGCGGGAGTGCTCGGTGCAGAGGCGCAACCAGAAAATCGTGGAGGAGACACCCAGTCCCAAACTGAACGACGCCCAGCGCCAGCGCCTGGTGGCGGCTGCTTTGGCCCTGGCCCGCCACATCGGGTACACCAACGCCGGCACCGTGGAGTTCCTCTGGTCGCCCGAGGGCGAGTTCTACTTCCTGGAGATGAACACCCGCCTGCAGGTGGAGCACCCCGTGACGGAGATGGTAACCGGGCTGGACATTGTGGAGTTGCAAGTGCGCATAGCGATGGGAGAGCCTCTCCCCTTCCGCCAGGAGGACGTGGTGCCGAGGGGGCATAGTGTGGAGGGGCGGGTGTATGCCGAGGACCCCGACACCTTCGTCCCCACGGGGGGAACAGTGGAGCGAGTGGTGGAGCCCCAGGGGGAGGGGATACGGGTGGATAGCGCCCTCGTGCCGGGGTACCAGGTGCCCCTGTTTTACGACGCTATGCTGGCCAAGGTGATCGCCTGGGCACCCACGCGGGAGCAGGCCATTGCGCGCCTGGACGCCGCCCTGAAGGGCCTCGTGGTGGAGGGGGTGCGCACCAACATCCCCACCTTGCGGGCGGTGCTGGGGGATCCGACCTTCCTCCTGGGCACTTATACCACCCAGGTGCTGGCCCGTTTGACGGCGGTGCCCCAGCGGCGCGTGGCCTCCACACCCACCTCTGCGGCGGTGTCCACTGACCCCGAGGCGGTGCTCCACGAGGCGGAGCGCCGTTCCTTCCTGGACCCCCGTTGGGATGGCAGAGCAGAGGCGGTGGCGGCAGCGTTGGCCGTGGCCTGGGCGTGGGAGGGGTTTTCCGCCCCGGCGCCTTCGGCGTGGCGGGAGCAGGGCAAGATGCACCAGATGCTGACGCGTCTGGGGGTGGGGCTATGACCTTCCCCCCGCGCCGCTTCCGCGTGCGGGTGGGCCAGCGGTGGCTGACGGTAGAGGTGCGCCGCGGCCCTGCCGGCCAACCCCTGGTGTGGGTGGAGGGACAGCCCGTGGAGGTGGAGGTGCTCCCCGAAGGGAGCGTGTCCCCCAGGGGGATGCCGGTGGCCTCCCCTGGCTCTGGCCCTGCCCCTCATCCCCCCCAGGAGAGGCGCATCGTCAGCCCCATGCCCGGGCGGGTGGTAGGAGTGTCGGTGCGGGTGGGCGACCGTCTCCAGGCGGGGGACGAGGTCTGCGTCATTGAGGCCATGAAGATGGAGCAGAGCATCCGCTGCACCCACGGGGGCGTCGTGAAGGCTGTCCACATCCAGCCCGGCCAAACCGTTCAGGCGGGCGACCTGTTGGTGGAACTGGGGGAGGAATAACGGGCGGGGGCGTGTCCACCCCCCCTCTGGGATGGGCCGTTAGGTGCAGGCTGTTTCCCCTCGGCGGTTTGCCCTTCCGCTCTCGTCTGTATCCGGACCCTTTCTCTGCTACACTACAAAGGCTATGAGCGTTACAGCGACGCTGGTGGAGTGGGTAACGGCATGCCGAGGGGAGGCTCTCCCGCCGGCGGTGCGGGAGCGGGTGAAGGGGCTTTTCCTGGATGCGTTGGCGTGTGCCTGCATTGGGAGCCGCCAACGGTGGACGCAGAAGGTGGCCCAGATGGTGCGGGGGATGGGGGCGCAGGGGCCGTGCACGGTGGTGGGCTATCCCTGGACGACGGCCCCCTCGTTGGCGGCGCTGGTGAACGGGTGCGCGGTGGGAGGGTTTGAGTTGGACCACGCCCTGGGGGAGGCGTCGGCCCATCCCAGCAGTGCGGTGGGGCCGGCGGTGCTGGCCCTGGGGCAGGCCTTGCGGGCATCGGGGGAGCGGGTTGTGCGGGCATTGGTGCTGGGCTATGAGGCCCAGTGCCGCATCGGCTTGGCGGTCGGGCGGGGGGTGGAGGACGAGCGGGGCTTCCACGGCCCCGGCACCAACGGCCCCCTGGGGGCGGCCGTGGGAGCGGGGGTTCTGCTGGGCCTGACGCCCCAGCAGATGGCCTGGGCACTGGGGAACGCCGGCTCCCACGGGGCGGGGCTGATGGCCTTCGCCGCCGAGGGGGCCATGACCAAGCGCCTGCACCACGGGCGGTCGGCCCAGACGGGGCTGGAGTGTGCCCTGCTAGCGCAGGAGGGGTTCACCGGCCCCAGTCAGGTGCTGGAGGGGGCACGGGGCTTCTTCCACGCCTTTTCGCCCACTCCCCGCCCCCAGCAGGTTACCGAGGGCTTGGGGACGGTGTGGCGTTTGGAGGGCATTTTTGTGAAGCGCTACCCCTGCCACGCCAGCATCCAGGGGGTGGTGGAGGGGCTGGTGCGCCTGCGGCGGGAGGGCCTGCGGGCGGAGCAGGTGGAGCGGGTGCGAGTGGTGGGGCCGCCCCGTCTGCTCCACCGCCACGCCGAAAAGACCCCCCGCACCCTCCTGGCTGCCCAGGAGAGCCTCCCCTTCTGCGTGGCGTGGGCGCTGCTGGGCAACCCGGAGGACCCGTGGTCATTGACCGAGGCTCTGCTCACGGAGCCGGCCTACCTGGGCTTGGCCCAGCGGGTGGAGATAGAGGTGGACGCCCAAGCCTTCGCCACGCCTCCCTTGTCCTTCCTCGGCTCGGAGGTTACGGTGGAGACCGCGTTCGGCGTGCGGCGCTTCTGCGGGTGGCCCTTCCCCGGTGCGCCGGGGCATCCTTTGCCCTGGGAGGGGGTGGTGCAGAAGTTTCGGGCGTGTGCGGTGCCCGTGCTCGGGGAGGAGAGGACCCAGGCCGTAGTGCAGAAGGTGGCTCACCTGGAGGCAGAGGGGGACATATCTTCCCTGGCGGGGCTTCTGGCGGGCACCTAGTTGCGCCGCAGGTAGAGGAGAAACTCCTGCTCCTCCACAGGACGGCCCCGCCGTAAGGCGAGGATAGCGTATTGCATGAACATGCGGGCCAGGCCAGGGTATTTGAGGGCATGGGAACCGATGACCACCCGGGGGATAGGCTTGTCCAACTCCACTGCGATGCGCCCAGGGTGGTCGTAGTCCACCTCTAACGCTATGCTCCGGCCGGTGGAGCGCTCGATGCGCTCCTGTAGTCGGCGCAGGAACTCGGCATCATCCATAGGGTGCCCCCCACTCTCAGTATACGGGGGAGCCTTTGGGATAGAATAGCCCTATCAGGAGGATGGTATGAGCGAAAGGCGTGATGTGGTGGTCATCGGGGCGGGGGTGAACGGGGTGAGCACGGCTTATTTCCTGGCACGCAAGGGGGTGAAGCGCGTCCTTCTGCTGGAGCGGGAGGGGGTGGCATCGGGGGCCACGGGGCGCTCGGCTGCCCTGGTGCGCATGCACTATACCAACCCCTGGGACGCCCTGCTGGCCTTGCGCAGTTGGGAGATGTTCCAACACTGGAACGACCTGGTGGGGGGCGAATGTGGCTTCCGCACGACGGGGTTCCTTCTGCTGGCCGCCCACCACGACCGGGAGCACCTGCTGGCCAACATCCAGATGCTCCAATCAATAGGGGTGAACACCTGCTACCTGCCCCCGGAGGATGTGCGCCTGGCCTACCCGTATATGGTCACTGACGACCTGGCCGGGGCAGCCTACGAGCCGGAGAGCGGATACGCCGACGGCTCCGATACCACCCACAGCCTCCTGCGGGCGGCGCGACGGGAGGGGGTGGAGGTGCGCCTGGGCACCCCCGCCCTGCGCCTGCTGGTGGAGAAGGGGCGCATCACCGGTGTGGAGACGCCTCAGGGCCCCATCGCCACAGGGACAGTGGTGGTCGCAGCGGGGGCGTGGGCCGCTCCCCTGCTGGCCACGGCCGGCGTCACCCTGCCCATTACGCCCATGCGCATCGGGGCGGGGATCGTGGTGCGTCCGGCGCAGGTGCCCTTCCACCCCGTCGTCATTGACCGCTCCATCGGGTTCTACTTTCGCCCCGACGGGGTGCAGGAGGCACGCTTGACCCTGGTGGGGGTGCACGGGCGGGAGCACCGCACCCCTGCCGACCCCGACGCCTTCCGCCGTGAGCCGACGTACGAGGAGGTAGAGTTGACCATCCAACGGCTGGTGCGCCGTATCCCTGGCATGGCCGATGCTTACTGGAAGCGCACCTGGTGCGGGGTGGACGGCTATACGCCCGATGGGCATATGGTGCTGGGGGCGGTGCCAGAGGTGCAGGGTCTGTATGTGGCGGGGGGGAGCAGTGGCACCGGCTTCAAGACAGGGCCGGCGGTGGGGCTGTGCATGGCGGAGGTGATTGTGGAGGGGCGGGCGCACACGGTGGACATTACCGCCTTCCGCCCCACCCGCTTCGCCGAAGGGCAGCCCCTGGTCAGCCCCCACGAATACCGTGTGTCAGCCTAAAGGCCTTCCATTACCTGGCCCCACGCGCCGTGTGCGCAGAGGCCCACAGGGCAGGAGGTGCGTCGCCCTTGCACCTTGGGCTCCCCTGGGGTATTCTGGAAGCAGATACCCACAGGAGGGGCCATGTTTCGGGGCGGTATCGGGCTTCCTGAACTTATCATCATCCTGGTAATTGTCCTGCTCCTGTTTGGGGCGACCCGCCTGCCCAAGTTGGCGGAATCCATGGGCAGGGCCGTGAAGGCCTTCCGCAAGGCCGCCCGCGAGGAGGAGCAGTCCGCCCCCCGCGCACGCCGTCGGTCCAAGGAGCCGACGAAGGTATAGGGCCAGCGCCCGCGCACGGGCTTCAGCAGGGCGCAGGGAGTGGTCTGAACAGCCCTACTCCAGGGTCACTTTGGCGCCCGCAGCCTCCAGTTTCTCCTTGATCTTCTGGGCCTCCTCTTTGGAGACGTGCTCTTTGACGGGCTTGGGGGCCGCCTCTACCAGGTCCTTGGCCTCCTTCAGGCCCAAGCCGGGCACCACCTCCCGCACCGCCTTGATGACGTTGATCTTGTTGGGGCCCACCTCTTTCAAGACGACGGTGAACTCGGTCTTCTCCTCGGCGGGGGGCGCAGCGGGGGCGGCCGCAGGCGCAGGAGCGGCGGCGGGGGCGGCTGGGTCCACAGGGGCGGCCACCGCTACCGCCGGCGCCGCGCTCACGCCAAACTTCTCCTCCAACTGCTTGGCCAGCCACGCCACATCCATCACGGGCAGTTGCAAGATGCCTTCGAGGATTTGCTCTTTGGTCAGGGGCATAGGCTCCTCCTTGATGGTGCCTGTAACCACGCAGATTTAGGCGGGGGATGCCGTGGAAGGCTCCCCCTGCTTCTGGGCCGCACGCTTGAGCACGGTAGCCAGGGACTGTATCGGCCCCTGTAACACCCCTACCAGGGCCACCATAGGGCTTTTCACGTGCCCTGCCAGGGCGGCCATGGGGCCCCGCACACGCCCTACCAGGGTGGCAATGAGCACTGGCTTGGGGGGCAGGGTGGTCAGGGCCGTCAGTTGAGCGGGGGTCAGCACCTGCCCGTCCAGCAGAGCGCCCCGCACCGTTAGGGGAAGGCGTATGGCTTTGAGCACCTCCTCGAACCCTTTCACCGCCTCCACCGGGTCCTTTTGGGTGAGCACCAGACCTGTTGGCCCCTGCAGGATGTCCTTGAGGCCCTCCCGCCCCGCCTCGCGGGCAGCGATGGTGGCCAGGGTGTTGCGGACGACCTTGTATTCCAGCCCCTTCTCCCGCAGGCGGCGGCGCAGGTCGGTCATAGCCGACACAGGCAGGCCCGTGAAACTGGTGCTGATGATCAGGGTGCTTCTGCCCAACCGCTCCTTCAGGGCGGCGACGGCCTGGCGGTTCTTCTCCGAGGGCATAGGTGCTCCTTCGCTGGGCCTCCCGATACAAAAAGCCCCGCAGGCCAAAGCCGCAGGGCAAAGGGATACCCCTCCTGTCTGCCTCGGCGGGCGCTCGTCGCTTTACGGCCCCCCAGGGCCACCCGCGGTCTTCGGCACTGCCGTTT
Above is a window of Dehalococcoidia bacterium DNA encoding:
- the tatA gene encoding twin-arginine translocase TatA/TatE family subunit, translated to MFRGGIGLPELIIILVIVLLLFGATRLPKLAESMGRAVKAFRKAAREEEQSAPRARRRSKEPTKV
- the gyrB gene encoding DNA topoisomerase (ATP-hydrolyzing) subunit B, which produces MVDLKDKAAGVQEYTAESIQVLEGLEAVRRRPGMYIGSTDQRGLHHLVYEIVDNAVDEALAGYCNRILVTLGGDDSVRVEDNGRGIPVEPHPVTGKSALETVMTTLHAGAKFGNGTYKVAGGLHGVGASVVNFLSERFQVEVRRNGRLYRQEYQRGRPITPVQDIGPAEGTGTTVTFLPDSTIFAKRDYDFDTLAQRFREVAYLVPGLEITLADQRTGEEKTFYFEGGVASMVAHYNRTRQPLHPVLAFSRTVEGVQVDCALQYTDEVNEAIFTFANCIPTPEGGSHLTGLRSALTRAINDYARKQKLLKDDQPNLQGEDVREGLTAVLAVRLPNPQFEGQTKTKLGNPEVKGIVDSVVGEALTIYLEDHPADAARIVGKCITAAKAREAARRAREMVLRKNALDGTSLPGKLADCSERDPALCELFIVEGESAGGSAKMGRDRRFQAILPLKGKILNVEKARPDKVLSHEEIRALVAALGVGMGEDINLAKLRYHRVIIMTDADVDGSHIRTLLLTFFFRTMRPLITHGHLYIAQPPLYRIQAGKQVEYAYSEAQKDTILKRLEKAKGVVIQRYKGLGEMNPEQLWETTLNPATRSILQVTLEDARRADELFTILMGDQVEPRKNFIFAYARQVRNLDV
- a CDS encoding TRC40/GET3/ArsA family transport-energizing ATPase translates to MRIILFTGKGGVGKTSIAAATAVRAADMGYKTIVMSTDIAHSLADSFDHPLGPDPTPIAPNLWGQEIDVLKELERYWSTVRDWLTALLQWQGVDEVVAEEIAIFPGMDELVGLLYITRHAQAGACDVLVVDCAPTGETMRLLSFPDMARWYMRRLFPIGKRTAQTLGPLARVTLGLPVPGEPVFASIESLYQQLEAMQALLTDHQQASVRLVVNAEKMVVKETQRSFTYLNLYGYNVDMVVCNRLIPPDVTDPYFQTWRSSQAKYFQMIQEAFSPVPIFTVPLFSREVVGIEALREMARVLYGDKNPIHIFHLGNPQEIRREGEDHLLLLKLPFAARGDIALLQSSVEELVVQVGSYRRTVFLPRMLVGLGVKDATLEGDTLRIRFQGRASAHAPQATKGPHPHTRKEGT
- a CDS encoding acetyl-CoA carboxylase biotin carboxylase subunit → MFRAVLVANRGECACRIIRTLKRMGIRAVAVYSEADTRARHVQMADEAVPIGPPEPAQSYLNIPRLVEAARATGCQAVHPGWGFLAQNPAFARACAQAGLKFIGPRPEVMERMGDKVLARHLAREAGLPLAPGSPEAVTDEEAVRIAQAIGFPVMIKAAAGGGGVGIRVATSLADLRDLLPRARRLAQGAFGSDKVYVERYIRDAAHIEVQVLGDEHGTLVHLGERECSVQRRNQKIVEETPSPKLNDAQRQRLVAAALALARHIGYTNAGTVEFLWSPEGEFYFLEMNTRLQVEHPVTEMVTGLDIVELQVRIAMGEPLPFRQEDVVPRGHSVEGRVYAEDPDTFVPTGGTVERVVEPQGEGIRVDSALVPGYQVPLFYDAMLAKVIAWAPTREQAIARLDAALKGLVVEGVRTNIPTLRAVLGDPTFLLGTYTTQVLARLTAVPQRRVASTPTSAAVSTDPEAVLHEAERRSFLDPRWDGRAEAVAAALAVAWAWEGFSAPAPSAWREQGKMHQMLTRLGVGL
- the rplL gene encoding 50S ribosomal protein L7/L12 translates to MTKEQILEGILQLPVMDVAWLAKQLEEKFGVSAAPAVAVAAPVDPAAPAAAPAPAAAPAAPPAEEKTEFTVVLKEVGPNKINVIKAVREVVPGLGLKEAKDLVEAAPKPVKEHVSKEEAQKIKEKLEAAGAKVTLE
- a CDS encoding MmgE/PrpD family protein, which translates into the protein MSVTATLVEWVTACRGEALPPAVRERVKGLFLDALACACIGSRQRWTQKVAQMVRGMGAQGPCTVVGYPWTTAPSLAALVNGCAVGGFELDHALGEASAHPSSAVGPAVLALGQALRASGERVVRALVLGYEAQCRIGLAVGRGVEDERGFHGPGTNGPLGAAVGAGVLLGLTPQQMAWALGNAGSHGAGLMAFAAEGAMTKRLHHGRSAQTGLECALLAQEGFTGPSQVLEGARGFFHAFSPTPRPQQVTEGLGTVWRLEGIFVKRYPCHASIQGVVEGLVRLRREGLRAEQVERVRVVGPPRLLHRHAEKTPRTLLAAQESLPFCVAWALLGNPEDPWSLTEALLTEPAYLGLAQRVEIEVDAQAFATPPLSFLGSEVTVETAFGVRRFCGWPFPGAPGHPLPWEGVVQKFRACAVPVLGEERTQAVVQKVAHLEAEGDISSLAGLLAGT
- a CDS encoding FAD-binding oxidoreductase, which produces MSERRDVVVIGAGVNGVSTAYFLARKGVKRVLLLEREGVASGATGRSAALVRMHYTNPWDALLALRSWEMFQHWNDLVGGECGFRTTGFLLLAAHHDREHLLANIQMLQSIGVNTCYLPPEDVRLAYPYMVTDDLAGAAYEPESGYADGSDTTHSLLRAARREGVEVRLGTPALRLLVEKGRITGVETPQGPIATGTVVVAAGAWAAPLLATAGVTLPITPMRIGAGIVVRPAQVPFHPVVIDRSIGFYFRPDGVQEARLTLVGVHGREHRTPADPDAFRREPTYEEVELTIQRLVRRIPGMADAYWKRTWCGVDGYTPDGHMVLGAVPEVQGLYVAGGSSGTGFKTGPAVGLCMAEVIVEGRAHTVDITAFRPTRFAEGQPLVSPHEYRVSA
- the rplJ gene encoding 50S ribosomal protein L10; translated protein: MPSEKNRQAVAALKERLGRSTLIISTSFTGLPVSAMTDLRRRLREKGLEYKVVRNTLATIAAREAGREGLKDILQGPTGLVLTQKDPVEAVKGFEEVLKAIRLPLTVRGALLDGQVLTPAQLTALTTLPPKPVLIATLVGRVRGPMAALAGHVKSPMVALVGVLQGPIQSLATVLKRAAQKQGEPSTASPA
- the recO gene encoding DNA repair protein RecO, translating into MGNPRLTQVQAIILKDREVGEADRLVCLFTLERGKVWARAAGVRKPTSRLGGHLQPLCHSRVLLARGRERDVVSQAEALHTFPGLRGDLRRLAQALACAEVVEGLTAEEQANPRIYHLLLHTLEGLEAGEGEVLLRWYEVQMLDALGVVPHLFACAECGAPLFPQPQYTFRVPVGVVCGGCTSHGGAFLSLSLEGLKVLRWLARHDYAQVRTLRLGPVGAEVERLLRETFRWHLEREVRAAAFGERVGGYPPVGGRAF